One Bombina bombina isolate aBomBom1 chromosome 5, aBomBom1.pri, whole genome shotgun sequence DNA segment encodes these proteins:
- the LOC128660466 gene encoding ubiquitin-conjugating enzyme E2 D4-like — protein MALKRIQKEVMDLQRDPPAQCSAGPVGEDLFHWQATIMGPNDSPFQGGVFFLTIHFPTDYPFKPPKVAFTTKIYHPNINSNGSICLDILRSQWSPALTVSKVLLSICSLLCDPNPDDPLVPEIAHTYKADREKYNRLAREWTQKYAM, from the coding sequence ATGGCACTTAAACGGATTCAGAAGGAGGTGATGGATTTGCAGAGAGATCCCCCAGCACAGTGCTCCGCAGGGCCTGTAGGAGAGGATTTGTTTCACTGGCAGGCGACTATCATGGGCCCTAATGACAGCCCTTTTCAAGGTGGCGTTTTCTTCCTTACTATTCACTTCCCCACAGATTATCCTTTTAAACCTCCAAAGGTGGCATTCACAACTAAAATCTACCACCCTAATATTAACAGCAATGGTAGCATCTGCTTGGACATCCTGCGGAGCCAGTGGTCCCCAGCACTGACAGTTTCTAAGGTTCTACTGTCAATTTGTTCCCTTCTATGTGACCCAAACCCAGATGACCCTTTGGTTCCTGAAATTGCTCACACGTACAAAGCTGACCGGGAGAAATATAACAGACTAGCAAGGGAATGGACACAGAAATATGCAATGTAA